The Bradyrhizobium barranii subsp. barranii genome segment AGGAGAATTTGCATCCGCTGGTCATGATCGAATGCCCGCGCCTGCTGTTCCCATTCGCCCGCGAGATCATCGCGACCGCCGTGCGCGACGGCGGGTTCCCGCCCCTGATGCTCGATCCGGTCGATTTCGTCGGTCTCTATCGTCAGAATATGGAGCGGCAAATGGCCGCTCAGCAGACGAGCGGTCAGGCCTGACCAGCCGGAGAGGCGGCTGGAACGGGCAGGAACTCGTTCCAGATCGCCTTGTCGCCGAGCGTTGCGATGAAGGCCCGATGGGCCTCGCGCTCGGCATCGGAAATCCGCGGCGCGAGCGGCACGGTCCGCTGCCGCCGCGGCGCATCGCCAGCCGCATTGATTCGAATGTCCTCGCCTTCCGAAGCGAGGAGCAACTGCGATTGCCGCGCCCCGACCAGATCGACATAAACTTCGGCCAAGAGTTCGGCGTCGAGCAGCGCGCCGTGCTTGGTGCGGTGTGAATTGTCGATCGAATAACGCGAGCAGAGATCGTCGAGCCGGTTCGACACGCCCGGATGCTTGCGCCGCGCCAAGAGCAGCGTATCGACCAGCCGCTCGCGCGGGATCACGACGCGTTTGATCTTGTCGAGCTCGGCGTTGATGAAGCCGATGTCGAACGAAGCGTTGTGGATCACCAGCGGCGCATCGCCGATGAACTCCAGAAACGCATCGACGACCTCGTGGAACAGCGGCTTGGTCGACAGGAACTCGGCCGACAGTCCGTGCACCGCAAAGGCTTCCGCCGGCATGTCCCGTTCGGGATTGATGTAGACGTGATACGTCTGGCCCGTCGGCATGCGGTTGAAAATCTCGACGCAGCCGATTTCGACCAGGCGATCGCCGCGGAGCGGATCGAGGCCAGTGGTTTCGGTGTCGAGAACGATTTCACGCATGATCAAGAGGCCGTGTGAGGCAGCGAATCAGGCTCGCCGCTGCGGCATCTTAACGACCTCGGCCAGAATGTGCGTGATTTGGGCGCGCACGGGTTCAAGTCCGTGTGACGTATCCACTACGAAATCGGCCCGCTTGCGCTTCTCGGCATCCGGCGTCTGCTTGGCGATGATCGCGTCGAGCTTGGCCTCGTCCATCGTGCCGCGCTCCAGCACACGCTTGCGCTGGAGTTCCGGCGAGGTCGACACCACGACGACGGCGTCGACCCGCTTCTCGCCGCCGGTTTCGAACAGCAGCGGGATATCCAGGACCACGACGGGCGCCTTGGCTGCTTCCGCATCGGCGAAGAATTTTTGCCGGGAGGCGCCGAGCATCGGATGGACGATCTGCTCGAGCTGCTTGATCGCGGCCGGATCATGCACGACGCGCGCGGACAGTTTTGGGCGATCCACCTTGCCGTTCGCGGTGGTGCCGGGAAAGGCGGCCTCGATCGCGGGCGCAGCCTCGCCCTCATAGAGCTGATGGACGGCGGCATCGGCGTCGTAGACGGGAACGCCGGCCTCCGCGAACAATTTCGCGGTGGTGGATTTTCCCATCCCGATCGAGCCGGTCAGTCCAAGGATCCGCATCAGCAGGCAGCCGTTTCTGTCGTTCACACTGCAACTAGCCGTTCGCGCCGCAGGAACGCAAGCAACGGCAGCAGCGGCAGCCCGAGAATGGTGAAATGGTCACCTTCGATGCGCTCGAACAGATGGCTGCCGAGGCCTTCGAGCTGATAGGCGCCGACGCTGGTCGTCACCGCATCGCCGGCAGCGTCGAGATAGGCTGAAAGCTCCGTCTCGGTCATCGGCCGCATGGTCATGCGGGCCACCGAAACATCCTCGAAAACGATCTTGGCATCTCGCGCCACGGCCACCGCGGAATTCAGCGCGTGGCTTTTGCCGGCGAGGTCGAGCAGTTGCGTCATCGCCTGTGCGCGGCCTGCGGGCTTGTTGAAGAGACGCTCGCCGAGAGCCAGGGTCTGGTCGGCACCGATCACATAGCTCCCTGGATGACAGGCCGAGACCGCCTTGGCCTTCTCACGCGCCAGCAGCAGGGCGATGTCATGCGGGCCTGAAAGCTTCGAGGCGGCCTGAATGCCGCGCTCGTCGATATCGGCCGTAATCGCCTTGAACTCCAGTCCGGCACTCGCCAGCAGCATCTTTCGCGCGCTGCTCTGCGAGGCCAGTATCAACGGAGTTTCGCCGCGCCAGAGAGACATCGCCGAAACTATCCCGTGGGCCGGTTGCGCTGGCGATCGCTGTAGAGCTTCATGATCGCCGCGGCGGTTTCCTCGATCGATCGCCGCGTGACATCGAGCAGCGGCCAGTCGTGCTTGGCGCTCAGCTTGCGCGCGAACGCGACCTCGTCGGCGACCGCCTGCCTGTCGGTATAGGTGTCGCCGCTGGTATCGGCACCCATCGAGAGCAGGCGGTTCTGGCGCACCTGGATCAGGCGTTCCGGCGTGGCATGCAGGCTCACCACCAGCGGCCGCGTCAGGGTCTCCAATTGTGCCGGCACCGGAATGCCCGGAACCAATGGCACGTTGGCGGTGCGGATGCCGCGATTGGCCAGATAGATCGACGTCGGTGTCTTGGAGGTGCGTGAGACGCCGACGAGCACCACGTCGGCATCATCAAGGCCTTCGACATGCTGGCCGTCGTCGTGGATCATCGTGTAGTTCAGCGCGTCGATGCGCTTGAAATATTCCGCATTGAGGACGTGCTGGGCGCCGACGCGGCCCGTGGTCGCGGCGCCGAGATAGGCTTCGAACAACTGCATCACCGGCCCGATGATCGACAGGCTCGGAACGTTGATCTGCTTGCACTTGTCCTCGAGCCTGGAGACCAGATCCTTCTCCAGCAACGTGAACAGCACGATCCCCGGCGCCTCCTCGATCTCGTCGAGCACGCGATCGAGCTGCTTCTGGCTGCGCACCAGGGGATAGACATGCTCGACCGGGGTAACGTTGGCGTACTGCGCCGCGACGGCGCGCGCGACGGTGATCAGCGTCTCTCCGGTGGAGTCGGAGACCAGGTGGAGATGGAAATAATTGTTCGAGGTCGGCACAAAAGCCCTTTGTATGGAGGCGGTGTGGTTTGTGGATTTCTGTGGACCTTAACCCCTCGGAAAGGGTTGCGCGACACCAGGGGCGGGACAAGTGCCAATTTTCTTCACACCACTGCCCATCGGAACAAGTCCGGCGACCCGTTGAGAGGAAAACGGGATTGCGCGGACAACCCCCTTGATAAGCTGCCGACAGAAACGCGCAAGCCTTTGAAGCTGGCCGACTTATCGAAGGCCGCCGGAAGCATCAGGGATATGTTGATGGATGTGAACAAGCGCACGTGAACGTGCGGACGGAATTGTGTGAGTCCTATTCACGGTCACATAGACTCAAACCTTAAGAATCTAAGATTCTAGATTAGAGGAAGGCGCTACGGACGGATAAGTGTGTAGGGTGAGACCTTAACGAGTTCTTACTATCCCCAGCGTTCCCTGCGCTGGACAGAAAGCCGGGCGCAGAAAATGTTCGAAGACGTCTATCTCTGGATCAAGGCGCTGCACGTGATCGCCGTCATCTCCTGGATGGCGGGCATGCTGTATCTGCCGCGGCTGTTCGTTTATCACTCCGAGGCCGAGATCGGCTCGAAGCAGTCGGAAACGTTCAAAGTGATGGAACGCCGGCTGCTCAAGGCGATCATCAACCCCGCCATGATCGTCACATGGCTTGCCGGGCTCTATCTCGCCTGGTCCGGCCACTGGTTCTCGTTCGGCTGGCTGCACGTAAAACTGGCACTGGTCCTGGCGATGTCTGGGGTCCACGGCTTTTTTTCACGCTGGTGCAAGGATTTCGCCGCCGACCGGCGTCCGCGTAGCCAGAAATTCTATCGAATTATCAATGAGGTGCCGACTGCTCTGATGATTTTGATCGTCATCATGGTGATCGTGAAGCCGTTCTAGGCAAGGCTTGCGATGAATCGCTCAGCGCTTCGGCTTGCGGAGTGGAAAGCGATTTTCTATATTGGCGACATCCCACCCAACGCAGGCGGATGTGGTTTTGTCTGAGCTTTCCAGAGGCCGGACACCGCATCAGGTTTGAAGCCTCACCGGCGCTCTCCTTGCCAGACCTGCGGACCTTACCTTCTCGCGTCCGCATTTCAGAGCCTCCTCGCACCCCCTCCCAAGGTTACCCCACAGGACCACCCCAATGCGGGAAATTAAACTCCAGGACCTCAAGTCGAAGACGCCGGCCGAGCTTGTCTCGTTCGCGGAAGAGAATGGGGTCGAGAATGCCAGCACCATGCGCAAGCAGGAGCTGCTGTTCGCCATCCTCAAGCAGCTCGCGATTGCTGAAACCGACATCGTTGGCGAGGGCGTCGTCGAGGTGCTCTCCGACGGCTTCGGATTCCTCCGCTCGCCGGACGCCAATT includes the following:
- a CDS encoding pyruvate, water dikinase regulatory protein, whose translation is MPTSNNYFHLHLVSDSTGETLITVARAVAAQYANVTPVEHVYPLVRSQKQLDRVLDEIEEAPGIVLFTLLEKDLVSRLEDKCKQINVPSLSIIGPVMQLFEAYLGAATTGRVGAQHVLNAEYFKRIDALNYTMIHDDGQHVEGLDDADVVLVGVSRTSKTPTSIYLANRGIRTANVPLVPGIPVPAQLETLTRPLVVSLHATPERLIQVRQNRLLSMGADTSGDTYTDRQAVADEVAFARKLSAKHDWPLLDVTRRSIEETAAAIMKLYSDRQRNRPTG
- the dnaQ gene encoding DNA polymerase III subunit epsilon; amino-acid sequence: MREIVLDTETTGLDPLRGDRLVEIGCVEIFNRMPTGQTYHVYINPERDMPAEAFAVHGLSAEFLSTKPLFHEVVDAFLEFIGDAPLVIHNASFDIGFINAELDKIKRVVIPRERLVDTLLLARRKHPGVSNRLDDLCSRYSIDNSHRTKHGALLDAELLAEVYVDLVGARQSQLLLASEGEDIRINAAGDAPRRQRTVPLAPRISDAEREAHRAFIATLGDKAIWNEFLPVPAASPAGQA
- the hemJ gene encoding protoporphyrinogen oxidase HemJ, yielding MFEDVYLWIKALHVIAVISWMAGMLYLPRLFVYHSEAEIGSKQSETFKVMERRLLKAIINPAMIVTWLAGLYLAWSGHWFSFGWLHVKLALVLAMSGVHGFFSRWCKDFAADRRPRSQKFYRIINEVPTALMILIVIMVIVKPF
- the coaE gene encoding dephospho-CoA kinase (Dephospho-CoA kinase (CoaE) performs the final step in coenzyme A biosynthesis.), producing MRILGLTGSIGMGKSTTAKLFAEAGVPVYDADAAVHQLYEGEAAPAIEAAFPGTTANGKVDRPKLSARVVHDPAAIKQLEQIVHPMLGASRQKFFADAEAAKAPVVVLDIPLLFETGGEKRVDAVVVVSTSPELQRKRVLERGTMDEAKLDAIIAKQTPDAEKRKRADFVVDTSHGLEPVRAQITHILAEVVKMPQRRA
- a CDS encoding Maf family protein, which produces MSLWRGETPLILASQSSARKMLLASAGLEFKAITADIDERGIQAASKLSGPHDIALLLAREKAKAVSACHPGSYVIGADQTLALGERLFNKPAGRAQAMTQLLDLAGKSHALNSAVAVARDAKIVFEDVSVARMTMRPMTETELSAYLDAAGDAVTTSVGAYQLEGLGSHLFERIEGDHFTILGLPLLPLLAFLRRERLVAV